In a genomic window of Brettanomyces nanus chromosome 1, complete sequence:
- a CDS encoding uncharacterized protein (EggNog:ENOG41), whose amino-acid sequence MGKPKKMSLGEFMADDSLGGSSWADEDFDINSIEVPINGPPPRRVDRGYSSHYGGSSEYGGSRDYGGGSRDYGAPRDYGGGSRDYGGGSRDYGGGSRDYGAPRDYGGLPTKGLTAPFIAKFSNFPEIVTQKLIQNLFEARFMQYEKLKVLIDPHPPQSRFTKPQPLTKKKCAFVQLNSSQDLQKVLKWNDIFIERMRAQVGLADFEDFENVLKYNKEIEYDENGEEERINDEKLAKEAEKAARWRSQIDGNSRTNVPRMDSGPPVIKSRRKSNPFGVAKPVNVLEIPLVSEKAKVVAKVVKKAARKSDSKRESKSESVPNPESVPKPESVHKPESEPQPEPKPKLEPKPTPKAKPKVNPFGIAKPVDPSKQEEIEKKLNEMSINETTFRTKKGEPKSANTKTKIKLLKHEIKEDQKTQTEGQLVVETRPRRRSRSRRSHSSARGTKNRSNSGGKRSSSRDLSLKVVKKEENGKELSFKGARKEENGKELSFKGAKKGVIKDEKQKPRSKTPKELKESMRNGLSRRERKDVGGLRRIKGTKGGPERSKVSDKKNRTQEVSKNVETLASPQVNSVNPPTNPPVNFPKNPRSMTRLRGGMRRRGRDKGEGSSTEQPRGGRGSRGASAGRGATTGRGRGSRGASAGRGAATGRQRGSRGVSAGRETTPGRGTTTGRGASRGRGRTLYGNLKYVKPGLSEPIDSSDPVKSSAAGLSEPTSSAGPAAEFTKPTSSAGPAAEFTKPTSSAGPAAEFTKPTSSAGPAAELTKPTSSAGPAAELTKPTSSAGPAAELTKPTSSAGPAAVLTKPTSSAGPAAVLTKPTSSSVPAAGLSKPTSSSVPAAVLSKPTSSAGPSAEPAAGLSKPASSAEPVKSSAVSTSQ is encoded by the coding sequence ATGGGTaaaccaaaaaaaatgagCTTAGGTGAATTCATGGCTGATGATTCGCTTGGCGGCTCGTCCTGGGCAGACGAGGATTTCGATATCAATTCTATCGAGGTCCCCATTAATGGCCCTCCTCCTAGGAGGGTTGATAGGGGGTACTCCAGTCACTACGGGGGTTCCAGTGAGTATGGTGGTTCTAGAGACTATGGTGGTGGTTCCAGAGACTATGGTGCTCCCAGAGACTATGGTGGTGGTTCTAGAGACTATGGTGGTGGCTCTAGAGACTATGGTGGTGGTTCCAGAGACTATGGTGCTCCTAGAGACTACGGTGGGCTGCCTACAAAAGGCTTGACTGCACCTTTCATAGccaaattttcaaatttccCAGAGATTGTTACACAGAAGTTGATTCAGAATCTATTTGAAGCACGGTTCATGCAATACGAAAAGCTTAAGGTACTTATAGATCCCCATCCACCTCAGTCCCGCTTTACAAAGCCACAACCACTAACCAAGAAAAAGTGTGCATTTGTGCAATTGAATAGTTCGCAGGACCTGCAGAAGGTCCTTAAATGGAACGACATATTTATCGAGCGAATGAGAGCTCAAGTGGGTCTAGCggactttgaagactttgaaaatgtTCTAAAGTACAATAAGGAGATTGAATATGAtgaaaatggagaagaggaACGGATaaatgatgaaaagttGGCtaaagaggcagaaaaggcTGCTCGTTGGAGGAGCCAGATCGATGGAAACTCTCGTACTAATGTTCCTAGAATGGATTCTGGTCCTCCCGTTATAAAGTCTCGGCGTAAATCAAATCCGTTTGGTGTTGCCAAACCTGTCAACGTTCTAGAGATACCATTAGTTTCTGAGAAGGCCAAAGTGGTTGCCAAGGTGGTTAAAAAGGCTGCACGGAAGTCTGACTCTAAACGGGAGTCTAAGTCTGAGTCCGTGCCTAATCCTGAGTCCGTGCCTAAGCCTGAGTCCGTGCATAAGCCTGAGTCAGAGCCTCAGCCTGAGCCGAAGCCTAAGCTCGAGCCTAAGCCTACCCCTAAGGCTAAACCTAAAGTCAATCCATTTGGCATTGCCAAACCCGTCGATCCTTCtaaacaagaagagattgaaaaaaaactCAATGAGATGAGTATCAATGAGACTACGTTCCGAACAAAAAAAGGGGAACCGAAGAGTGCAAACACAAAGACAAAAATTAAACTACTCAAGcatgaaatcaaagaagatcagaAAACACAAACGGAAGGCCAACTGGTTGTCGAAACACGTCCTCGCCGTAGATCTCGCAGCAGAAGATCTCACAGTTCAGCAAGGGGTACTAAAAATCGATCCAATTCAGGAGGGAAAAGAAGTAGTTCGAGAGATCTTTCATTGAAGGTAGtcaaaaaggaagagaatGGTAAAGAGCTATCGTTTAAGGGAGCtagaaaggaagaaaacgGCAAGGAGTTATCATTCAAGGGAGCGAAAAAGGGTGTTATCAAGGatgagaagcagaagccTAGATCCAAGACACCGAAGGAGTTAAAGGAATCCATGAGAAATGGATTGAGtcgaagagaaaggaaggaTGTGGGGGGTCTTCGAAGGATTAAAGGCACTAAAGGCGGTCCTGAGAGATCTAAAGTTTCtgacaagaagaatagGACCCAGGAGGTTTCGAAGAACGTTGAAACTCTTGCTAGTCCTCAGGTTAATTCTGTGAATCCCCCTACTAATCCTCCTGTGAACTTTCCTAAGAATCCCCGCAGCATGACAAGGCTAAGAGGTGGGATGAGACGGAGAGGAAGGGACAAAGGAGAGGGCTCTTCTACGGAACAACCACGTGGTGGACGTGGTTCTCGGGGTGCTTCTGCAGGACGTGGGGCTACTACCGGACGTGGACGTGGTTCTCGAGGTGCTTCTGCTGGACGTGGAGCTGCTACCGGACGTCAACGTGGTTCTCGAGGTGTTTCTGCTGGACGTGAAACCACTCCCGGACGTGGAACTACTACCGGACGTGGCGCTTCTAGAGGCCGTGGTAGAACTCTCTATGGAAACCTCAAGTACGTTAAGCCCGGTTTGTCGGAGCCTATAGATTCCTCTGACCCAGTGAAGTCATCTGCTGCCGGTTTGTCCGAGCCTACAAGTTCTGCTGGGCCTGCTGCCGAGTTCACCAAGCCTACAAGTTCTGCTGGGCCTGCTGCCGAGTTCACCAAGCCTACAAGTTCTGCTGGGCCTGCTGCCGAGTTCACCAAGCCTACAAGTTCTGCTGGGCCTGCTGCCGAGTTGACCAAGCCTACAAGTTCTGCTGGGCCTGCTGCCGAGTTGACCAAGCCTACAAGTTCTGCTGGGCCTGCTGCCGAGTTGACCAAGCCTACAAGTTCTGCTGGGCCTGCTGCTGTGCTGACCAAGCCTACAAGTTCTGCTGGGCCTGCTGCTGTGCTGACCAAGCCTACAAGTTCTTCTGTGCCTGCTGCCGGGTTGTCCAAGCCTACAAGTTCTTCTGTGCCTGCTGCCGTGTTGTCCAAGCCTACGAGTTCTGCTGGACCTTCTGCTGAGCCTGCTGCCGGGTTGTCCAAACCTGCAAGTTCTGCTGAGCCAGTGAAGTCGTCTGCTGTATCTACCTCTCAATAA